From Spea bombifrons isolate aSpeBom1 chromosome 6, aSpeBom1.2.pri, whole genome shotgun sequence, a single genomic window includes:
- the LOC128500282 gene encoding dimethylaniline monooxygenase [N-oxide-forming] 2-like translates to MTKQVAIIGAGCSGLGAIKCCLEEGLEPTCFEKSDDLGGLWRYTEMVEEGRASIYSSVVTNTSKEMMCFSDFPMPDDFPAYLHNSKVLQYLRLYAEHHQLLKYIQFKTEVCCVTKHPDFANTGQWEIVTEKDGRHKKKTTFDAVLVGNGHFFKPYLPLDSFPGIEKFKGQYIHSRFYKKSQDYHKKIVLVVGIGNSAGDISSEISGTAKQVYLSTRQGSWVLSRVSQQGFPLDMMFSTRFHFWITNALSDGVRAKMIEKQMNGWFNHANYGLQPKDRSTLKEPIVNDFLPSNILCGAVRVKPSIKAFTETSVIFEDGTVVEDLDAVIFATGYSVCFPFLDDSIVNVNEDNKVTLYKYVFPPHLEKPTLAFLGVLQPFGGVIPVVELQSRWATKIFKGAACLPPVSKMEDYIKKSEQLRAKNFTKCRNQSLQAQYVEYMDEVAMEIGVRPNIMRFLLTDPKLACKVFFGPCTPYQYRLTGPGKWNGARKAILTQWNRTLNPSRTRVVYNSQESNFKSHLGYLSLVAAIFICLFCIALSLLL, encoded by the exons ATGACAAAACAAGTGGCAATAATTGGAGCTGGATGCAGTGGGCTAGGAGCCATCAAATGTTGTCTGGAAGAAGGTTTGGAGCCAACATGCTTTGAGAAGAGTGATGACCTTGGTGGACTTTGGAGGTACACA GAAATGGTAGAAGAAGGAAGAGCCAGTATTTACAGCTCTGTGGTAACCAACACCTCAAAGGAGATGATGTGTTTTTCCGACTTTCCCATGCCAGATGACTTCCCAGCATATTTGCACAACTCAAAGGTCTTGCAATACCTTAGACTCTATGCTGAACACCACCAGCTACTGAAATACATCCAGTTCAAG ACTGAGGTTTGTTGTGTGACGAAGCATCCAGATTTTGCTAATACCGGCCAATGGGAAATTGTAACTGAGAAGGATGGGAGGCATAAGAAGAAGACAACATTTGATGCCGTTTTAGTTGGCAATGGCCATTTTTTTAAACCGTATCTCCCCCTTGATTCTTTTCCAG GTATAGAAAAATTTAAAGGCCAGTACATTCACAGCCGTTTCTATAAGAAAAGTCAAGATTATCACAAGAAAATTGTACTGGTGGTTGGAATTGGAAATTCAGCTGGAGACATATCTTCTGAAATCAGTGGCACAGCCAAACAG GTATATCTCAGTACACGTCAAGGATCCTGGGTGCTAAGTCGTGTTTCACAACAAGGATTTCCATTAGACATGATGTTCTCAACACGGTTTCATTTCTGGATTACTAATGCTTTATCTGATGGTGTTAGAGCAAAGATGATTGAAAAACAGATGAATGGGTGGTTTAACCATGCAAACTATGGTTTACAGCCTAAGGACAG GTCTACGTTAAAAGAACCAATTGTAAATGATTTCCTTCCCAGCAATATCCTGTGTGGAGCTGTCCGAGTAAAACCCAGCATCAAGGCATTCACAGAGACTTCTGTCATTTTTGAGGATGGAACAGTAGTTGAAGACCTGGATGCGGTTATATTTGCCACTGGATATAGCGTCTGCTTTCCTTTCCTCGATGACTCTATCGTCAATGTTAATGAGGACAACAAAGTCAcactgtataaatatgtattcccTCCGCATTTAGAAAAGCCAACACTGGCTTTTCTGGGAGTCCTCCAACCATTTGGGGGTGTCATACCGGTCGTGGAACTACAGTCCCGCTGGGCCACTAAAATTTTTAAAG GTGCTGCTTGTTTACCTCCGGTGTCCAAAATGGAAGATTATATTAAAAAGAGTGAGCAACTCAGAGCTAAGAA CTTCACCAAGTGTAGAAATCAGAGTCTTCAGGCGCAGTATGTTGAGTACATGGATGAAGTTGCAATGGAAATTGGTGTCCGTCCCAACATAATGCGCTTCTTACTTACAGACCCCAAACTTGCTTGCAAAGTCTTCTTTGGGCCTTGTACACCCTATCAGTATCGTCTAACTGGCCCTGGCAAATGGAATGGAGCCAGGAAAGCTATCCTGACCCAATGGAACAGGACTCTAAATCCATCCAGGACCCGTGTTGTTTACAATTCTCAAGAATCAAATTTTAAGAGTCACTTAGGTTATTTGAGTTTGGTAGCAGCTATCTTcatatgtttattttgcatTGCCTTAAGTTTGTTACTTTAA